A single region of the Ancylobacter novellus DSM 506 genome encodes:
- a CDS encoding cytochrome c — protein MAEADNQRRTPVEIIVGRRRRWRWLVLLLILAAVAYYLIFVNQYVVAYGDEDSHFLHGSIGSETATGLPYWVFKALPVIYADRLGPQGYRRFGFLYADEVVFDGGPQGAYGGARENDLPIGFSRRVVSGVERIWLNCSVCHVGTYKLPGDGKRHAIAGAPSNNLQLHAFIRFLLEVGRDPGFSADRLIEAIQSEEVGGNLNVFERQIYRYIVFPRVKAALLDLGNRLDFVYRQEDWGPGRVDTFNPYKAIQFNFPMGPEFISATALNGSSDYPSIWKQAPREGMNLHWDGNNSSVAERNLSAALGAGVTPPTVDRAAIGRIEGWMWELPPPAFPDPKRIDKAKAERGGRLFAAYCAGCHGQGAAGGYDYDTRRHPRLGQVQPLEEIGTDTGRWASYTREFSAAQNLLYAGYPWRFRHFRKTGGYANQPLDGIWARSPYLHNGSVPTLRDLLEPSAQRPAIWFRGSEEFDLDRVGYQSDAAAGSELFRYDTTRPGNGNEGHEGRRYGTELPASDKDALVEYMKTL, from the coding sequence ATGGCTGAGGCGGACAATCAGCGCCGGACGCCGGTGGAGATCATCGTCGGGCGCCGCCGGCGCTGGCGATGGCTGGTGCTGCTGCTGATCCTGGCGGCGGTCGCCTACTACCTGATCTTCGTCAACCAGTACGTCGTCGCCTATGGCGACGAGGACAGCCATTTCCTGCACGGCTCGATCGGCAGCGAGACGGCGACGGGTCTGCCCTACTGGGTCTTCAAGGCGCTGCCGGTCATCTATGCCGACAGGCTCGGGCCGCAGGGCTACCGCCGCTTCGGCTTCCTCTATGCGGACGAGGTCGTCTTCGACGGCGGGCCGCAGGGCGCCTATGGCGGTGCGCGCGAGAACGACCTGCCCATCGGCTTCTCGCGCCGGGTGGTCTCCGGCGTCGAGCGGATCTGGCTCAACTGCTCGGTCTGCCATGTCGGCACCTACAAGCTGCCGGGCGACGGCAAGCGCCACGCCATCGCCGGCGCGCCGTCCAACAACCTGCAACTCCACGCCTTCATCCGCTTCCTGCTGGAGGTCGGGCGCGATCCCGGCTTCTCCGCCGACCGCCTCATCGAGGCCATCCAGAGCGAGGAGGTCGGCGGAAACCTCAACGTCTTCGAGCGGCAGATCTACCGCTACATCGTGTTCCCGCGGGTGAAGGCGGCCTTGCTCGACCTCGGCAACCGCCTCGACTTCGTCTACCGGCAGGAGGATTGGGGGCCGGGGAGGGTGGACACCTTCAATCCCTACAAGGCGATCCAGTTCAACTTCCCGATGGGCCCCGAATTCATCAGCGCCACCGCGCTGAACGGCTCCTCGGACTATCCCTCGATCTGGAAGCAGGCGCCGCGCGAGGGCATGAACCTGCATTGGGACGGCAACAATTCTTCCGTCGCCGAGCGCAATCTGAGCGCCGCGCTGGGCGCCGGCGTGACGCCGCCCACCGTCGACCGCGCCGCCATCGGCCGCATCGAGGGTTGGATGTGGGAGCTGCCGCCGCCGGCCTTTCCCGATCCGAAGCGGATCGACAAGGCGAAGGCAGAGAGGGGCGGGCGCCTGTTCGCCGCCTATTGCGCCGGATGCCACGGGCAGGGCGCGGCCGGCGGCTATGACTACGACACCCGCCGCCATCCGCGGCTCGGGCAGGTGCAACCGCTGGAGGAGATCGGCACCGACACCGGCCGCTGGGCCTCCTACACCCGCGAATTCTCCGCCGCGCAGAACCTGCTCTATGCCGGCTATCCCTGGCGCTTCCGGCATTTCCGCAAGACCGGCGGCTATGCCAATCAGCCGCTCGACGGCATCTGGGCCCGCTCGCCCTATCTCCACAACGGTTCCGTGCCGACGCTGCGCGATCTCCTGGAGCCCAGCGCCCAGCGACCCGCCATCTGGTTCCGCGGCAGCGAGGAGTTCGACCTCGACCGCGTCGGCTACCAGTCCGACGCTGCCGCCGGCAGCGAGCTGTTCCGCTACGACACGACGCGGCCGGGCAACGGCAATGAAGGCCATGAGGGCCGCCGCTACGGGACCGAGCTTCCCGCGTCCGACAAGGATGCCCTCGTCGAATACATGAAGACGCTATGA
- a CDS encoding NADH:flavin oxidoreductase: protein MSHEDNANLIFSSLKFRHLSVKNRLFRSNVSGMFDEYNGHGGHTRLNWEEKFARGGVGCIISSFTPVSVRGRILVRYAMIDDDDKIPFWRAVGERVHQHDCKFLMQLSHSGRQQDLGGVENLFNRGLSSTGKSDYFHGLLSQAMTKDEIAQVVAQFAAGARRAREAGLDGVELHGANGYLITQFLSSGINDRTDEYGGSWERRAQFVLDIIRAIRAEVGPDFHLQMKINGVDHNDWLYPWQGKGNTLDDTVKICRLLLDGGKGVDAFHVSSGSTFPHPRNPAGDLPMQDLARWYDGMLSQGTRTWFNYAIFNSSLGARLFRRYWIWRRGKMIEGINAAYARAVSDVVKSMDPTVKVLCTGGFQHADAIADAIRSGACDGVSMARPLIANNDLPKILKQANGPPPGKECTYCNRCLVNDLENPLGCYDLTRFDGDDFDARYAAMLKEVMSVFEPPLYVAAPAKTKKPAPPVAETAHG, encoded by the coding sequence GTGTCCCACGAGGACAACGCAAATCTCATCTTCTCGTCGCTGAAGTTCCGTCATCTCAGCGTCAAGAACAGGCTGTTCCGCTCGAACGTCTCCGGGATGTTTGACGAATATAACGGCCATGGCGGCCATACGCGGCTGAACTGGGAGGAGAAGTTCGCCCGCGGCGGCGTGGGCTGCATCATCTCCTCCTTCACGCCCGTGAGCGTGCGCGGACGCATTCTCGTGCGCTACGCCATGATCGACGACGACGACAAGATCCCGTTCTGGCGGGCGGTCGGCGAGCGGGTGCATCAGCATGACTGCAAGTTCCTGATGCAGCTCAGCCATTCCGGCCGGCAGCAGGATCTGGGCGGCGTCGAGAACCTGTTCAATCGCGGCCTCAGCTCGACAGGAAAGAGTGATTATTTCCACGGGCTGCTGTCGCAGGCCATGACCAAGGACGAGATCGCGCAGGTGGTGGCGCAGTTCGCCGCCGGCGCAAGGCGGGCGCGGGAGGCCGGGCTCGACGGCGTCGAGCTGCACGGCGCCAACGGCTACCTCATCACCCAGTTCCTGAGCTCCGGCATCAACGACCGCACCGACGAATATGGCGGCTCTTGGGAGCGGCGGGCGCAGTTCGTGCTCGACATCATCCGGGCGATCCGCGCCGAGGTGGGGCCGGACTTCCATTTGCAGATGAAGATCAACGGCGTCGATCACAATGACTGGCTCTATCCCTGGCAGGGCAAGGGCAACACGCTCGACGACACCGTGAAGATCTGCCGGTTGCTGCTCGACGGCGGCAAGGGGGTGGACGCCTTCCACGTCTCCAGCGGCTCCACCTTCCCGCATCCGCGTAACCCGGCCGGCGACCTGCCGATGCAGGACCTCGCGCGCTGGTATGACGGCATGCTCTCGCAGGGCACGCGTACCTGGTTCAACTACGCGATCTTCAACAGCTCGCTCGGGGCGCGGCTGTTCCGCCGCTACTGGATCTGGCGCCGGGGCAAGATGATCGAGGGCATCAACGCCGCCTATGCCCGGGCTGTCTCGGATGTCGTGAAGAGCATGGACCCGACGGTGAAGGTGCTGTGCACCGGCGGCTTCCAGCATGCCGACGCCATCGCCGACGCCATCCGCAGCGGCGCCTGCGACGGGGTGAGCATGGCGCGCCCGCTCATCGCCAATAACGACCTGCCCAAGATCCTCAAACAGGCCAACGGGCCGCCGCCGGGCAAGGAATGCACCTATTGCAACCGCTGCCTGGTCAACGACCTGGAGAACCCGCTCGGCTGCTACGACCTCACGCGCTTCGACGGCGACGACTTCGACGCCCGCTATGCCGCCATGCTCAAGGAGGTGATGTCGGTATTCGAACCGCCGCTCTACGTCGCTGCGCCGGCGAAGACGAAGAAGCCGGCGCCGCCCGTCGCGGAGACGGCCCATGGCTGA
- a CDS encoding S8 family peptidase — protein MAENGDAKDGSGQSASRSPLQEKQAQYKVSPELMGKFGADEHQRLPVVIELNLDFERGAAGAKETVVGLLKAMNVEPTAGAESRYHVFARLTKEQVQELARRDGASRAPHPDAANFEGAPRARRPKRGEKVPSAIYKIWPDRELKAFLDRSLRTIKADACTRTFGSDGLGIIWAVIDSGIDGGHPHFRTYATLDLSPVAPHQLRGALVVGLDHKDFTGGNDALSDRFGHGTHVAGIIAGATPFKETNGVRKAKPPAVRASSSRDEDDNVRTRIAELEQLVTGVAPRCKLLSLKVLDELGSGEERSLLAALDYVARINEDGRLIRVHGVNISIGYPFDAEWFAAGQSAICVAVNRLVRTGVVVVVAAGNEGSVEMQLGDGKVRRIGLDQSISDPGNADLAITVGSTHGDSPHTYGVSYFSSRGPTIDGRPKPDLVAPGERIVSCASREKVAELRGEGDVQDPAGWLGSKGDTATFYRDETGTSMAAPHMSGAAAALLSIRREFIGQPERIKEIFVSSATDLKRKRDFQGAGLLDLMRAIQSV, from the coding sequence ATGGCGGAGAACGGCGACGCGAAAGACGGCAGCGGCCAATCTGCCTCGCGCAGCCCGCTGCAGGAGAAACAGGCCCAGTACAAGGTCTCGCCCGAGCTGATGGGGAAGTTCGGGGCCGATGAGCACCAGCGGCTCCCGGTGGTGATCGAGCTCAATCTCGATTTCGAGCGCGGTGCCGCCGGCGCCAAGGAAACCGTCGTCGGCCTGCTCAAGGCGATGAATGTGGAGCCGACGGCCGGTGCCGAGAGCCGCTACCACGTCTTTGCGCGGCTGACGAAGGAGCAGGTGCAGGAGCTCGCCCGGCGGGACGGCGCGTCGCGGGCGCCCCACCCTGACGCGGCCAATTTCGAGGGCGCTCCTCGCGCTCGCAGGCCGAAAAGGGGCGAGAAGGTCCCGTCCGCCATCTACAAGATCTGGCCGGATCGCGAGCTCAAGGCCTTCCTCGACCGCTCGCTACGCACCATCAAGGCCGATGCCTGCACGCGGACCTTCGGCTCGGATGGCCTCGGCATCATCTGGGCGGTGATCGACAGCGGCATCGACGGCGGCCATCCGCATTTCAGGACCTATGCGACGCTCGACCTCAGCCCTGTCGCGCCCCATCAACTGCGCGGTGCGCTCGTGGTGGGCCTCGACCACAAGGACTTCACCGGCGGCAACGACGCGCTGTCCGATCGTTTCGGCCATGGCACGCATGTCGCTGGCATCATCGCGGGCGCCACGCCCTTCAAGGAGACCAACGGCGTGCGCAAGGCGAAGCCGCCCGCGGTCAGGGCGTCGAGTTCCCGCGACGAGGACGACAATGTGCGCACCCGGATCGCCGAGCTGGAGCAACTGGTGACCGGCGTCGCCCCGCGCTGCAAGCTGCTCAGCCTCAAGGTGCTGGATGAGCTGGGCAGCGGCGAGGAGCGCTCGCTGCTCGCAGCACTCGACTATGTGGCGCGCATCAACGAGGACGGCCGTCTCATTCGGGTGCACGGGGTGAATATCAGCATCGGCTACCCGTTCGATGCCGAGTGGTTCGCGGCGGGGCAGAGCGCCATCTGCGTGGCGGTCAACCGCCTAGTGCGCACCGGCGTCGTCGTGGTCGTCGCTGCGGGCAATGAGGGCTCGGTCGAGATGCAGCTGGGCGACGGCAAGGTGCGGCGGATCGGCCTCGACCAGTCGATCAGCGATCCCGGCAATGCCGACCTCGCCATCACCGTGGGCTCTACCCACGGCGACTCGCCGCACACCTATGGCGTCTCCTATTTCTCCTCGCGCGGCCCGACAATCGACGGGCGTCCCAAGCCCGACCTCGTGGCGCCGGGCGAGCGCATCGTCTCCTGCGCCTCGCGTGAGAAGGTCGCGGAACTGAGGGGCGAGGGCGACGTCCAGGACCCCGCCGGCTGGCTCGGTTCGAAAGGGGACACGGCCACCTTCTACCGCGACGAGACGGGGACCAGCATGGCAGCGCCGCACATGTCCGGGGCCGCGGCGGCCCTGCTGTCGATCCGGCGGGAGTTCATCGGCCAGCCGGAGCGGATCAAGGAAATCTTCGTGTCGAGCGCCACCGACCTGAAGCGCAAGCGCGACTTCCAGGGCGCCGGGCTGCTCGATCTCATGCGTGCGATCCAGTCGGTATGA
- a CDS encoding (2Fe-2S)-binding protein codes for MARLTVNGRVEEFEAEPDTPLLWVLREQLGMTGTKFGCGIAQCGACTVHIDGVATRSCVMPVSSIEESQKIVTIEGLSPDGSHPVQKAWLALDVPQCGYCQTGMIMAAASLLESNPQPSDADIAAEITNICRCGTYNRVRAAIHMAAGDKAG; via the coding sequence ATGGCTCGATTGACCGTAAACGGCCGCGTCGAGGAGTTCGAGGCCGAGCCCGACACGCCGCTTCTCTGGGTCCTGCGCGAGCAGCTCGGCATGACCGGCACCAAGTTCGGCTGTGGCATCGCCCAGTGCGGCGCCTGCACCGTGCACATAGACGGCGTCGCCACCCGCTCTTGCGTCATGCCGGTCTCCTCCATCGAGGAGAGCCAGAAGATCGTCACCATAGAGGGCCTGTCGCCGGACGGCTCGCATCCCGTGCAGAAGGCGTGGCTGGCGCTCGACGTGCCGCAATGCGGCTACTGCCAGACCGGCATGATCATGGCCGCCGCCAGCCTGCTGGAGAGCAACCCGCAGCCGAGCGACGCCGACATCGCCGCCGAGATCACCAATATCTGCCGCTGCGGCACCTATAACCGCGTCCGCGCCGCCATCCACATGGCGGCCGGCGACAAGGCCGGCTGA
- a CDS encoding xanthine dehydrogenase family protein molybdopterin-binding subunit, whose protein sequence is MTIAQKFPAVSRRNFLAGSAAAVGGLSLGFHIPFAGKAFAQDAANLPPEVNAWVVVKPDDTVVIRVARSEMGQGTLTGLAQLVAEELECDWSKVTTEYPPPGENLKRNRVWGSYSTGGSRGIRDSHDYVRKGGAAAREMLIAAAAAQWGVSVGECAAASSVITHGPSGRTLRFGEVAEAAGKLTPPSDVKLKDPKDWKIAGKPLARLDTADKLTGRQVYGADLKLPGMLNAAIKACPVFGGKVASFDAAAVEKMPGVKKVVKVDDTAVAVVADTWWRAKTALDALPITWDEGPNTGVSSASIAEMLRAGLDAEDAFVGNRQGDAKGELAKGAPAGGKIVTASYAFPYQNHATMEPMNATALYTPEKCEVWVPTQNGESSLAVVAEASGLPVAQCEVYKIHLGGGFGRRGNFQDYVRQSVSIAKQMPGTPVKLLWSREEDMLHGNYHPTTQAKLTAALDAQGNVTAMHMRISGQSILATVRPEGMQGGMDPVVFQGLTANLPEGHLGYTIPNLLVDHAMRNPPIPPGFWRGVNLNQNAIYVECFIDEMAHAAGIESLAFRRKLMANHPKHLAVLEAAARGIGWDTPPAEGRGRGLAQIMGFASYVAAAAEVSVTNGELTIHRIVAATDPGHVVNPAQIERQVEGSFVYGLSACLYGECTVKGGRMEQENFDTYEVMRLAQMPAVETVLVPSGGFWGGVGEPTIAVAGPAVLNAVFAATGKRYRTLPLKNHELS, encoded by the coding sequence ATGACCATCGCGCAGAAATTCCCAGCCGTCTCCCGCCGCAATTTCCTCGCCGGCTCGGCCGCGGCGGTCGGCGGCCTGTCGCTCGGCTTCCACATCCCCTTCGCCGGCAAGGCCTTCGCGCAGGACGCCGCAAACCTGCCGCCGGAGGTCAATGCCTGGGTGGTGGTGAAGCCGGACGACACCGTCGTCATCCGCGTCGCCCGCTCGGAGATGGGCCAGGGCACGCTCACGGGCCTCGCCCAGCTCGTCGCCGAGGAACTGGAATGCGACTGGTCGAAGGTGACGACCGAATACCCGCCGCCCGGCGAGAACCTCAAGCGCAACCGCGTCTGGGGCAGCTATTCCACCGGCGGCTCGCGCGGCATCCGCGACTCCCATGATTATGTCCGCAAGGGCGGCGCCGCCGCGCGCGAGATGCTCATCGCCGCCGCCGCCGCGCAATGGGGCGTATCGGTCGGCGAATGCGCGGCGGCCAGCAGCGTCATCACCCACGGCCCGAGCGGGCGCACGCTGCGCTTCGGCGAGGTGGCGGAAGCCGCCGGCAAGCTGACGCCGCCTTCCGACGTCAAGCTGAAGGACCCGAAGGACTGGAAGATCGCCGGCAAGCCGCTGGCGCGCCTCGACACCGCCGACAAGCTCACCGGCCGCCAAGTCTACGGCGCCGACCTCAAGCTGCCCGGCATGCTCAATGCCGCCATCAAGGCCTGCCCGGTCTTCGGCGGCAAGGTCGCGAGCTTCGATGCGGCCGCGGTCGAGAAGATGCCCGGCGTGAAGAAGGTGGTGAAGGTCGACGACACCGCCGTCGCCGTCGTCGCCGACACCTGGTGGCGGGCCAAGACCGCGCTCGACGCGCTCCCCATCACCTGGGACGAGGGCCCGAACACCGGCGTCTCCTCCGCCTCCATCGCCGAGATGCTGCGCGCCGGGCTCGATGCCGAGGACGCCTTCGTCGGCAACCGGCAGGGCGATGCCAAGGGCGAGCTCGCCAAGGGCGCGCCGGCGGGCGGCAAGATCGTCACCGCCAGCTACGCCTTCCCCTATCAGAACCACGCCACCATGGAGCCGATGAACGCCACCGCGCTCTACACGCCGGAGAAGTGCGAGGTGTGGGTGCCGACGCAGAACGGCGAATCCAGCCTCGCCGTGGTGGCGGAAGCCTCCGGCCTGCCGGTGGCGCAGTGCGAGGTCTACAAGATCCATCTCGGCGGCGGCTTCGGCCGACGCGGCAACTTCCAGGACTATGTCCGCCAGTCCGTGAGCATCGCCAAGCAGATGCCCGGCACGCCGGTAAAGCTGCTGTGGTCGCGCGAGGAGGACATGCTCCACGGCAACTACCACCCGACGACGCAAGCCAAGCTCACCGCCGCGCTCGATGCGCAGGGCAATGTAACAGCGATGCACATGCGCATCTCCGGCCAGTCCATCCTCGCGACCGTGCGGCCGGAAGGCATGCAGGGCGGCATGGACCCGGTGGTGTTCCAGGGGCTCACCGCCAATCTGCCGGAGGGCCATCTCGGCTACACCATTCCGAACCTGCTCGTCGACCACGCCATGCGCAACCCGCCGATCCCGCCGGGCTTCTGGCGCGGGGTGAACCTCAACCAGAACGCCATCTATGTCGAATGCTTCATCGACGAGATGGCGCATGCGGCCGGCATCGAGTCCCTCGCCTTCCGCCGCAAGCTGATGGCGAACCATCCCAAGCACCTCGCGGTGCTGGAGGCCGCCGCCAGGGGCATCGGCTGGGACACGCCGCCGGCGGAAGGGCGCGGGCGCGGGCTCGCCCAGATCATGGGCTTCGCCTCCTATGTCGCTGCCGCCGCCGAGGTGTCGGTGACGAATGGCGAGCTCACCATCCACCGCATCGTCGCCGCCACCGATCCGGGCCATGTCGTCAACCCCGCGCAGATCGAGCGGCAGGTCGAGGGCTCCTTCGTCTACGGCCTCTCCGCCTGCCTCTATGGCGAGTGCACGGTGAAGGGCGGGCGCATGGAGCAGGAGAACTTCGACACCTACGAGGTGATGCGCCTCGCGCAGATGCCCGCGGTCGAGACCGTGCTCGTGCCGTCCGGCGGCTTCTGGGGCGGGGTCGGCGAGCCGACCATCGCGGTCGCCGGCCCGGCAGTGCTCAACGCCGTTTTCGCGGCGACGGGCAAGCGCTACCGTACCCTGCCGCTCAAGAACCATGAGCTGAGCTGA
- a CDS encoding c-type cytochrome has protein sequence MLLLLPALWVATFLAIPTAPAEAAPPRGATSCTGCHPRAAGRGPIPSLNGQPSEQIVSQMTAFRSGERTSTVMTRIAKGFSDEEIRAIADYFAAGGNAPPPAQP, from the coding sequence ATGCTTCTTCTGCTGCCGGCGCTGTGGGTGGCCACTTTCTTGGCCATTCCGACAGCGCCGGCCGAGGCCGCACCGCCGCGCGGCGCCACTTCCTGCACCGGCTGCCATCCGCGCGCCGCCGGGCGCGGGCCGATTCCGAGCTTGAACGGACAGCCGTCGGAGCAGATCGTCTCGCAAATGACCGCCTTCCGCAGCGGCGAGCGCACGTCCACCGTGATGACGCGCATCGCCAAGGGGTTCAGCGATGAGGAAATCCGCGCCATCGCCGACTATTTCGCCGCCGGCGGCAATGCACCCCCACCGGCTCAGCCGTAG
- a CDS encoding NAD(P)/FAD-dependent oxidoreductase yields the protein MHPHRLSRRSLLRGLAAGAAVFGAPAVLAQAGPRVVVVGGGFAGASVARALKREDRAMSVALVEPSEHYTACPMSNAVIAGLRDIGAQHFGYGGLEDDGIVHVPQRVVRVDAAQRRAVLADDVMLDYDRLVVAPGIDMRFDAIPGYDAAAAELMPHAWKAGEPTLLLRRQLEAMEDGGLVVISAPANPFRCPPGPYERASLIAYYLKTHKPRSKLLILDAKDAFSKQRLFEQAWSELYPGLVEWVGLSFGGKVTAVDAPGRTLTTEFDSHKAAVANVIPPQRAGAIAATIGVADQTGWCPIDPVTFESRLVPNVHVIGDAAIGGAMPKSAFTANAQAKACATAIASLLRGQEPESPKLINTCYSLIAPDQAVSIGGVYEPTNGLLAEVQDAGGTSPLDAPRSVREQEAAYAKDWFETITQEAFG from the coding sequence ATGCACCCCCACCGGCTCAGCCGTAGGAGCCTCTTGCGCGGCCTCGCGGCCGGCGCCGCCGTGTTCGGTGCGCCTGCGGTGCTGGCGCAGGCGGGTCCGCGCGTCGTCGTGGTCGGCGGCGGCTTCGCCGGCGCGAGCGTCGCCCGTGCGCTCAAGCGCGAGGACCGCGCCATGTCGGTCGCGCTCGTCGAGCCGAGCGAGCACTACACCGCCTGCCCGATGAGCAATGCGGTCATCGCCGGCCTGCGTGACATCGGCGCCCAGCATTTCGGCTATGGCGGGCTGGAGGATGACGGCATCGTCCATGTGCCGCAGCGTGTGGTGCGGGTCGACGCCGCCCAGCGCCGCGCGGTGCTCGCGGACGACGTCATGCTCGACTATGACCGGCTCGTCGTCGCGCCGGGCATCGACATGCGCTTCGACGCCATCCCCGGCTATGACGCGGCCGCCGCCGAATTGATGCCGCACGCCTGGAAGGCGGGCGAGCCGACGCTGCTGCTGCGCCGCCAGCTCGAGGCGATGGAGGATGGCGGCCTCGTCGTCATCTCCGCGCCGGCCAACCCGTTCCGCTGCCCGCCCGGCCCCTATGAGCGGGCGAGCCTGATCGCGTATTACCTGAAGACGCACAAGCCGCGCTCCAAGCTGCTGATCCTCGACGCCAAGGACGCCTTCTCCAAGCAGCGCCTGTTCGAGCAGGCGTGGAGCGAGCTCTATCCCGGCCTCGTCGAATGGGTGGGCCTGTCCTTCGGCGGCAAGGTGACGGCGGTCGACGCGCCGGGGCGCACGCTCACCACCGAGTTCGACAGCCACAAGGCGGCGGTCGCCAACGTCATCCCGCCGCAGCGGGCCGGCGCCATCGCCGCCACCATCGGCGTCGCCGACCAGACCGGCTGGTGCCCGATCGACCCGGTGACCTTCGAATCCCGTCTCGTGCCGAACGTCCATGTCATCGGCGATGCCGCCATCGGCGGCGCCATGCCGAAATCCGCCTTCACCGCCAATGCGCAAGCCAAGGCCTGCGCCACTGCGATCGCCAGCCTGCTGCGCGGGCAGGAGCCGGAAAGTCCGAAGCTGATCAACACCTGCTACAGCCTGATCGCGCCCGACCAGGCGGTGTCCATCGGCGGCGTCTACGAGCCGACGAACGGGCTGCTCGCCGAGGTGCAGGACGCCGGCGGCACCAGCCCGCTCGACGCGCCGCGCTCGGTGCGCGAGCAGGAGGCGGCCTACGCCAAGGACTGGTTCGAGACCATCACGCAGGAGGCCTTCGGGTGA
- the soxX gene encoding sulfur oxidation c-type cytochrome SoxX, translated as MNAPLLAAVISIAFPSGALAQDALPRPARLAPGDAADGARLVADRQKSLCVLCHSGPFPNPHLQGNLAPDLKGIGARLSEDEIRLRVTDMKRLNPDSLMPTYVASQGSERVGTAWRGRPILAEQEIEHIVVYLASLKE; from the coding sequence GTGAACGCCCCGCTGCTGGCGGCGGTCATCAGCATCGCCTTTCCCTCCGGCGCGCTGGCGCAGGATGCGCTGCCGCGCCCGGCCCGCCTCGCGCCGGGCGACGCGGCCGACGGCGCCCGGCTCGTCGCCGACCGGCAGAAGAGCCTGTGCGTGCTCTGCCATTCCGGCCCGTTCCCGAACCCGCACCTGCAGGGCAATCTCGCACCGGACCTCAAAGGCATCGGCGCGCGGCTGTCGGAAGACGAGATCCGCCTGCGCGTCACCGACATGAAGCGGCTCAATCCCGACAGCCTGATGCCGACCTATGTCGCCTCGCAAGGCAGTGAGCGCGTCGGGACGGCGTGGCGCGGCCGGCCGATATTGGCGGAGCAGGAGATCGAGCACATCGTCGTCTATCTCGCGAGCCTGAAGGAATGA
- a CDS encoding SoxY-related AACIE arm protein, which yields MSVKQAGAIGRRDLILAGGAGLLVLALPSARALARPSLQEAVSGFTGGKPIQTGKVTLDVPPLVENGNAVGVTIAVESPMTADEHVRRIALFNEKNLQADVAVFTLGPRAGRARIATRIRLATSQTLIAVAELSDGSYWSSSANVIVTLAACIEDLS from the coding sequence ATGAGCGTGAAGCAAGCGGGGGCCATCGGACGGCGCGACCTGATCCTCGCCGGCGGCGCGGGGCTGCTGGTGCTCGCCTTGCCGTCCGCCCGCGCGCTCGCCCGGCCCTCCTTACAGGAGGCGGTGAGCGGCTTCACCGGCGGCAAGCCCATCCAGACCGGCAAGGTGACGCTCGACGTGCCGCCGCTGGTCGAGAACGGCAATGCGGTCGGCGTCACCATCGCGGTCGAGAGCCCGATGACCGCGGACGAGCATGTGCGCCGCATCGCCCTGTTCAACGAGAAAAACCTGCAGGCGGACGTCGCGGTGTTCACCCTCGGCCCGCGCGCCGGCCGCGCCCGCATCGCCACCCGCATAAGGCTCGCCACCTCGCAGACGCTGATCGCCGTCGCCGAGTTGAGCGACGGCAGCTACTGGTCGAGCTCGGCCAACGTCATCGTCACGCTCGCCGCCTGCATCGAGGATCTGTCATGA
- the soxZ gene encoding thiosulfate oxidation carrier complex protein SoxZ, with amino-acid sequence MSRTLVSVPKTARAGDIVDIRAMIAHPMETGYRMGPNGQAIPRNIIRHFACDYDGEEVFSAEFHPAMSANPFVAFSTVATKSGTLTFRWTDDDGKVETASAEISVS; translated from the coding sequence ATGAGCCGCACCCTCGTCAGCGTGCCGAAGACCGCCAGGGCCGGCGACATCGTCGACATCCGCGCCATGATCGCCCACCCGATGGAGACCGGCTACCGCATGGGGCCGAACGGTCAGGCGATCCCGCGCAACATCATCCGCCATTTCGCCTGCGACTACGATGGCGAGGAGGTGTTCTCCGCCGAGTTCCACCCGGCCATGTCCGCCAATCCCTTCGTCGCCTTCAGCACGGTGGCGACCAAGAGCGGCACGCTGACCTTCCGCTGGACCGACGATGACGGCAAGGTCGAGACGGCGAGCGCCGAGATTTCGGTGAGCTGA